In Macadamia integrifolia cultivar HAES 741 chromosome 13, SCU_Mint_v3, whole genome shotgun sequence, one DNA window encodes the following:
- the LOC122060127 gene encoding DCN1-like protein 1, protein MHKLSRGHRDKVQQFIAITGTSEKVALQALKASDWHFEGAFDIFYTQPQVDPQDIVMLVLSWHMKAATMCEFSKRELMGGLQSLGVDSLEKLCERIRYMHSEQKDEQKFHEIYNFAFGWAKEKGQKSLALDTAIGMW, encoded by the exons ATGCATAAGTTGAGTAGAGGTCACCGTGACAAAGTTCAGCAGTTCATAGCAATCACTGGGACAAGTGAAAAAGTTGCACTTCAGGCTTTAAAGGCCAGTGATTGGCATTTTGAAGGGGCTTTTGATATTTTCTACACTCAGCCACAG GTGGATCCTCAAGATATTGTCATGTTGGTTTTGTCCTGGCATATGAAGGCTGCAACAATGTGTGAATTTTCCAAGCGGGAGCTTATGGGTGGATTGCAATCACTGGGGGTAGATTCACTTGAGAAGCTTTGTGAAAGGATACGATATATGCATTCTGAACAAAAAGATGAACAAAAGTTCCATGAGATATACAACTTTGCTTTTGGCTGGGCTAAAGAGAAGGGCCAGAAGTCTCTTGCATTGGATACAGCTATTGGGATGTGGTAG
- the LOC122059493 gene encoding elongation factor 2, translating to MVKFTAEELRRIMDLKHNIRNMSVIAHVDHGKSTLTDSLVAAAGIIAQEVAGDVRMTDTRADEAERGITIKSTGISLYYEMSDESLKNYKGERMGNEYLINLIDSPGHVDFSSEVTAALRITDGALVVVDCVEGVCVQTETVLRQALGERIRPVLTVNKMDRCFLELQVDGEEAYQTFQRVIENANVIMATYEDPLLGDVQVYPEKGTVAFSAGLHGWAFTLTNFAKMYASKFGVDELKMMERLWGENYFDPATKKWTSKSTGSPTCKRGFVQFCYEPIKQIINTCMNDQKDKLWPMLKKLGVTMKSDEKDLSGKALMKRVMQTWLPASTALLEMMIEHLPSPSKAQRYRVENLYEGPMDDVYANAIRNCDPEGPLMLYVSKMIPASDKGRFFAFGRVFAGKVSTGLKVRIMGPNYVPGQKKDLYVKSVQRTVIWMGKRQESVEDVPCGNTVALVGLDQFITKNATLTNEKEVDAHPIRAMKFSVSPVVRVAVQCKVASDLPKLVEGLKRLAKSDPMVVCTIEESGEHIIAGAGELHLEICLKDLQEDFMGGAEIVQSDPVVSFRETVIEKSSRTVMSKSPNKHNRLYMEARPLEEGLAEAIDDGRIGPRDDPKVRSKILAEEFGWDKDLAKKIWCFGPETTGPNMVVDMCKGVQYLNEIKDSVVAGFQWASKEGALAEENMRGICFEVCDVVLHADAIHRGGGQIIPTARRVIYASQITAKPRLLEPVYLVEIQAPEQALGGIYGVLNQKRGHVFEELQRPGTPLYNIKAYLPVVESFGFSSTLRAATSGQAFPQCVFDHWDPMSSDPLEPGSQAAQLIADIRKRKGLKEQMTPLSEFEDKL from the exons ATG GTGAAGTTTACAGCAGAAGAGCTTCGCAGGATTATGGACCTGAAACATAACATTCGTAATATGTCTGTGATTGCGCATGTGGACCATG GGAAGTCTACTCTTACAGATTCTCTTGTGGCAGCCGCTGGAATTATTGCACAAGAAGTTGCAGGAGATGTTCGGATGACTGATACCCGTGCGGATGAGGCAGAGCGTGGTATTACTATTAAGTCGACTGGCATTTCTCTGTACTATGAAATGTCAGATGAATCTCTGAAGAACTACAAGGGAGAACGTATGGGGAATGAGTATCTGATCAATCTGATTGATTCCCCTGGACACGTTGACTTCTCATCCGAGGTTACAGCTGCCCTTCGTATTACTGATGGTGCACTTGTTGTGGTGGATTGTGTTGAGGGAGTTTGTGTTCAAACTGAGACTGTGCTGAGACAGGCCCTTGGTGAGAGGATTAGGCCAGTTTTGACTGTAAACAAGATGGACAGGTGCTTCCTGGAGCTTCAGGTTGATGGAGAAGAGGCTTATCAGACCTTTCAGAGGGTCATTGAGAATGCTAATGTGATTATGGCCACATATGAGGATCCACTTCTTGGGGATGTTCAAGTTTACCCTGAGAAAGGTACAGTTGCCTTTTCTGCTGGTCTGCACGGTTGGGCCTTCACCTTGACCAACTTTGCCAAGATGTATGCATCCAAATTTGGTGTAGACGAGTTAAAGATGATGGAGAGGCTCTGGGGTGAGAACTACTTCGATCCTGCTACCAAGAAATGGACTAGCAAGAGCACTGGGTCACCCACATGCAAGAGGGGGTTCGTTCAGTTCTGTTACGAACCTATTAAGCAGATAATCAATACTTGCATGAATGATCAGAAAGACAAGCTGTGGCCAATGTTGAAGAAACTTGGTGTGACCATGAAGTCTGATGAGAAAGACCTGTCTGGGAAAGCTTTGATGAAGCGTGTGATGCAAACTTGGCTCCCAGCTAGCACTGCACTCCTTGAAATGATGATTGAACACCTTCCTTCACCTTCCAAGGCTCAGAGGTATCGTGTTGAGAACTTGTATGAAGGTCCCATGGATGATGTGTATGCTAATGCAATTAGAAACTGTGATCCTGAGGGGCCTCTTATGCTTTATGTGTCCAAAATGATTCCGGCCTCTGACAAAGGTAGGTTCTTTGCTTTTGGTCGTGTATTCGCTGGAAAGGTCTCCACTGGTTTGAAGGTTAGAATTATGGGACCAAACTATGTCCCTGGTCAGAAGAAGGACTTGTATGTCAAGAGTGTGCAGAGAACTGTTATATGGATGGGAAAGAGGCAAGAATCAGTTGAGGATGTTCCCTGTGGTAACACTGTGGCTTTGGTTGGTCTTGACCAGTTCATTACCAAAAATGCAACGCTGACAAATGAGAAGGAAGTTGATGCACATCCAATTCGTGCTATGAAGTTCTCTGTCTCACCTGTTGTGCGTGTGGCTGTACAATGCAAGGTTGCCTCAGATCTTCCAAAGCTCGTTGAAGGTCTAAAACGTCTGGCGAAGTCGGATCCTATGGTGGTGTGTACAATAGAGGAGTCTGGTGAGCACATCATCGCTGGTGCTGGTGAGCTCCACCTTGAGATCTGTTTGAAGGATTTGCAAGAAGACTTTATGGGTGGTGCTGAGATTGTTCAGTCTGATCCTGTTGTTTCTTTCCGGGAGACCGTCATTGAGAAGTCATCCCGAACTGTGATGAGCAAGTCACCAAACAAGCACAACCGTCTGTACATGGAGGCCAGGCCCCTGGAGGAAGGGCTTGCAGAGGCTATTGATGATGGGCGTATTGGTCCGAGAGATGATCCTAAAGTTCGTTCAAAGATCTTGGCTGAGGAGTTTGGGTGGGACAAGGATCTTGCGAAGAAGATCTGGTGTTTTGGGCCTGAGACCACTGGACCCAACATGGTCGTAGATATGTGTAAGGGAGTACAGTATCTGAATGAAATCAAGGATTCAGTTGTTGCTGGTTTCCAGTGGGCTTCAAAGGAGGGAGCATTGGCTGAAGAGAACATGAGAGGTATCTGCTTTGAGGTTTGTGATGTGGTACTGCATGCTGATGCCATCCACAGAGGAGGTGGTCAGATCATTCCAACTGCCAGGAGGGTCATCTATGCTTCTCAGATCACTGCCAAACCCAGGCTTCTAGAACCAGTCTACCTGGTGGAGATCCAGGCACCAGAGCAGGCACTTGGTGGTATCTATGGGGTTCTGAATCAGAAGCGTGGCCACGTCTTTGAGGAATTGCAGAGACCAGGTACTCCACTTTACAACATCAAGGCTTACCTCCCTGTCGTCGAGTCATTTGGGTTCTCAAGTACCCTCAGGGCTGCAACCTCAGGGCAGGCTTTCCCCCAGTGTGTGTTTGATCATTGGGACCCCATGTCTTCTGATCCATTGGAGCCTGGAAGCCAAGCTGCGCAGCTGATTGCTGATATTAGGAAGAGGAAAGGTTTGAAGGAGCAGATGACTCCACTCTCTGAGTTTGAGGACAAGCTATAA